Below is a genomic region from Homo sapiens chromosome X, GRCh38.p14 Primary Assembly.
ACACTGTATTTCTTGTTTATGAACTTTCAGTACCTCCCTGTTACCTCTGTGATGCAGAGAAAACATGGAGACCTAGCATTCAAGGCTCTCCTTGGTCTGTGACCTGTCTCTTATTTCCACCTTCAGTGTCCCTACACATTTTGTCCTCTCTAGACAGGTTGTCTCCTGTCGGCCCGTTGTAAAAGTTATTCTCATTCTGGCTTTTCTCACTGTGCCCTGAATTGGTGGACATGACCCCCTCCCTGTCTTTTTGTTATATGAACCTCTTATCTCTAAGTTCCCCTAGGCCCATGGTTTTCAGCCCCTAACTGCATATTAGAACAAAAATATCAATATCTTAGCACTACTCCAGATCAATGAACTCAGAACTCTCGAGTGTGGGGCCAGGGTAGTGGCACGTTCTAAAAGCCCCCAGTGTGACTTTATTGTGCAGCCaggcttgagaaccactgccctagaaTCCACAAGCCAGCTCTCATCTTTTCTTGCCTTATGTCTCACGATGGGGGATCAGTGATTTATGCTGGTACAGTCCTACTCAGCACTGGGCTTGGCTTAGAGAAGGGACCGTGGGAATATTCCTTGATTAATTCACAGAAGAGCTACATAAATGTAGATATGGCTCCCAGCTGGGAAAATGAGCAGaagtgagagaatgagagaatggtggtggtggtgtggtgggGAGCGGAGATAATGCTACAAAGTGTGAGCCTTCAGTCCCTCCCTGCCTCATTCCTCTTATGCATTCATTCAGTGTGTTCTTTCAGATTCCTGTGATAGCATCATACATCTTTGTGCCTTTTCTACTTAGTTCAGAGGTATCCTAGATCTCTTATGTATAcctctttcattttctcctccAGGAAAAGAGAACTAATAGTGCCAGCTCAGATGACTTACACAGTCTTTCCAAAATAGCAGAACATACCCACTTTCTACCAGGCTTGCTCTTTTAGTCTTGTCATTTCTGTAAATGGCACCATCATCCCCTTGATTGCTTCAACTTAAAGCCTGGGAATTGTGCTAGTattgtctttctttcttactcCACTTCCCACATTCAGTTAGTCAGCAAGTACTGTTGATTCTAGCTACAAATCATCTCATAATTTCATGTTTCTGTCTCCTCTGGCACCCACCCTAGTCCAAGTGACCATCATCTTGCTTGTGTGACTATGGCAGCCATTTCCTGCTGGTATTCTGGTCTCCAGTCTGGTCTTTCCTCAAGTCTTTTGGGTACGCAGCACACTCCCTCCACAGGCCCAGCACAGAGACTGTTCTTAAAGTTAGGAGCACCCTCCACCTAGGTTACTCTTACTCAGCCCCCACACCTCAGCTCCAGATCACTTCTCGAAAGGAAGCCTCCTTGGTCCCCAGGAGTAGATCAGGTTCCTACTTTGTCCCTGGCATCATGCAtggcacataataggtattcCATGAACATTTCTTGCATTGAAtgagtgggtgggtaggtggattgAATGGATGGACTGATGGATGATGGATTGGGGATCAGAGCCTAAGGAAGTATTCAGACCTGGATCCTTGCAGGTCCTCAGCTCAGGAGGTAGGAATGGTCATTGAGGGCTTTGACACACTAGATAAACCAAATAGTGCCAGAGGGTTTAAAGGAAGAAGCTGACAGTCTTCCTAACTCTTAACCCCAGCCCTGCTTCCTAGAGGCAAACACTTTTAACTTCCTGTTTTCCATCCTTTTGAAAAGCAGTTCCAGGAATTGCTTTGAGTAAGCAAACTTTCAGATTTGCCATTGACGGACCAATGCAAGACAAATGCAAGCTCGTGCAGAGGGAAAAACAAGCATGGTCTTTTAAATCAGTAAGGATGAAAATcagaatcccagctctgccaattccggactgtgtgaccttgagcagtagtCCTCTTGGGACAACCaaattttcttatttgcaaaatgcAGCAGTTAGTCTAAGTCCCTTCCAGTTCTAGGTATctagttctgtctctctctcttccaacCCCCTTTCCTCCTCACCTAGGAATGCTTTGAAGAGGACCCAGGGCGCAAGTGGATGGACAGCTTGCTCAGTAACTTGGGGTGCCAGTCTGCCTCTCATGTAGGGCCCTTCATCGATAGCTACCGCTGCTTCCAACCAAAGCAGGAGGGGGCCTTCACCTGCTGGTCAGCAGTCACTGGCGCCCGCCATCTCAACTATGGCTCCCGGCTTGACTATGTGCTGGGGGACAGGACCCTGGTCATAGACACCTTTCAGGCCTCTTTCCTGCTGCCTGAGGTGATGGGCTCTGACCACTGCCCTGTGGGTGCAGTCTTGAGTGTGTCCTCTGTGCCTGCAAAACAGTGCCCACCTCTGTGCACCCGCTTCCTCCCTGAGTTTGCAGGCACCCAGCTCAAGATCCTTCGCTTCCTAGTTCCTCTCGAACAAAGTCCTGTGTTGGAGCAGTCGACGCTGCAGCACAACAATCAAACCCGGGTACAGACATGCCAAAACAAAGCCCAAGTGCGCTCAACCAGGCCTCAGCCCAGTCAGGTTGGCTCTAGCAGAGGCCAGAAAAACCTGAAGAGCTACTTTCAGCCCTCCCCTAGCTGTCCCCAAGCCTCTCCTGACATAGAGCTGCCTAGCCTACCACTGATGAGCGCCCTCATGACCCCGAAGACTCCAGAAGAGAAGGCAGTGGCCAAAGTGGTGAAGGGGCAGGCCAAGACTTCAGAAGCCAAAGATGAGAAGGAGTTACGGACCTCATTCTGGAAGTCTGTGCTGGCGGGGCCCTTGCGCACACCCCTCTGTGGGGGCCACAGGGAGCCATGTGTGATGCGTACTGTGAAGAAGCCAGGACCCAACTTGGGCCGCCGCTTCTACATGTGTGCCAGGCCCCGGGGTCCTCCCACTGACCCCTCCTCCCGGTGCAACTTCTTCCTCTGGAGCAGGCCCAGCTGAACCAATGGAGGCCTGGGGACATCTGGCATGGTCACCCCTGCACATGATCTGAGGCCAGCTCCCCTTCCCTGAGCTGCCTCCTGCTTCTCCCTCAAAGTCTCCtacccttctcttcctcttttaagCCCTCTCTTCCTCGCTTTCCTTCCTACCTAGCTCCTTGTTGGTGAGCTTCTTGTGCCTTAATCCTGTGACCCAGCCCCTTACACCACTTTCCACCTTCCTGTCCGAAGTACACGGACACTAGCTGCCCCAGGAAGTTGTGTGATTTTAAATCACTTCTGTCTTTGCTGGAAAGTGTATTTGTGCATAAATAAAGTCTGTGTATTTGTTTCAGGGTTGCACTTTGGACATTGTGGAGGTACTCCATAAAGTTGAGTCAGAGAAGCTATCTCAATACTTGGTTTGCCGGCTGGCTGTAGCCCAATGATGTAATTCccagagaaaggggaggagggaggggggaggagggaatAGTGAGGCGTGAGCAGCAGTGCTCACCATAAAGGGTTCTCTGCTCAGTTGTAGGAATTTCCTGTACGGCTAAGGTGAAATCAGCAAGGAAGGTGGGCTGTGTAGCCTTAAACCAGAGCTTTCCAGCTAGTGCGTCCCACAGCTGCCACAGTGGGTTACAGGGTTGAAAGAAACGGTCCTCAGCCCTCAGAGTTGCCAGGCAGGGCCTGGGACCACACAAGTTTCAGGGACGATTGCCTCCTTAGCAAGTAGTATCATTAGTACCCCTAAGTGTGCCATGGAAATGTTTCCTGTATACTGTGACCTGGAAAGTGGGAGCATTGCTTTGAACACAGTGCTTGCTCTAGCCAAGCCTCTTCTCACCTTTGAAAATGGGACTggtagaccaggcacagtggtgcacgcctgtaatcccagcactttgggaggctgagatgggtggatcacctgaggtcaggagttcgcaaccagcctaacatggtgagaccccgtctctactaaatacaaaaaaattaactgggcgtggtggcgcgtgcctgtaatccaagctacttaggaggctgagacaggagaatagcttgtacctgggaggcggaggttgcagtgggctgagatcatgcattgcactccagcctgggcaacaagagtgaaattcagtctccaaaaaaaaaaaaagaaaagaaaaagaatgggacTGGTAAATCCTGTTCTGTGGGATGccgtgggagggagagaggataaTGGATTGAGGAAGACATCCATATCCCCTTATGGAAAATACCTCTTTGGTTTTGGGGAACCACTCCTTTCTAGGGAATTTGGTTAGGGCTGACTCATTTCCTGGCTTCAGGGGCTACCCTGGGCCCAGATTTCCAGGGCCCGGATTACCAGTGAAGCGTCAATCCCTGGATTTTTATTGAAACCATTGGAGAAGAGCCATCTCAAATAAATCTGCCAAGTATCCTAGCTCTTTGCAACTCACTGTGTAGTTTTTGGgcatttccttcctctttctcattctgtttccctGTTGGTAAAATGGAATGGTGACCAACAAGTGACCTATGGTTACCTCATAGATCTGCCACTTGTCTGAGGGAGTCAGAATGCACTTGTCTGTTCCCTGTCCAATAAAAGGCTTCACATGCTGTGgtttgtgctttatttttagGCTCAATTCAGCTAGAGGCACACAACAAAGCAGAAGACAGGAGTAGGCCTGGACCCAAGTGAAGCGCAGGTGGGGTGTGAATCCTAGGCAGCTGGCTTCTCAGGCATAGGTGGTGACATACTGGGGCCCCATGTTCCCGAAGTAGGAACGTTCCCACTCACTCATGAGCTCAAAGTGTACAGGACGGCGACAGAAATTGCAGGCAGCCACAGACACATCCTGGAGGGGCAGCCCCACCGCAGTCCAAGCCAGCAGCAGCTTCTCTGAAGGtggtagggggaggggagggaaaaaatGGGTTAGACTAGATCTTCCAAATCTGTCACAGTACAGATGAGCCAAGATATTGATCCCCCTCAACCCTTCAAGATACCTCAGGGCCAGAAGTAGCCTACTGTTTGCTTCTGTGTGTGCCGTGAATATTACCATTTGTATCTGGATGCTGggatatatattataaaagattTGGAAGCTCTCCTTTGACACAATTTGAAGCCATACTGTCCTGGCCTGGACCACTCCCTAAGTATAGGATGTGCTGTGGCCCAAGAATGACTGTCTGCTTGGGAACTCTAAGCCCTATGAGGACAATGATAATGACAGTAACTATACTGTGTCATTGGTGCTATGACCAGGAAACCTGGGGTAGGGGGTCCACCTGGGGGTGTGAAAACCCAGAGAAGGGAACCTGACCTAGCTGGAGGAAGTACCCCAGGTACGTTCCAGGGCTCTGTTCTTGGCCTTTTCTGTGTTCATGCCCTTGTTGATCTTGTCTAGTCACATGACTTTAAAGACCATCTATATGCTGATGGTTCAGAAATTTTAATCTCCAGCTCACGCCACTCTACTGGTTTCCAATCTTGTATATCCAATGGCTTTTCTCCATCTCCACCTAGATGTCTAATATGCATTTCTAACTTAGGAGTACAACTGAGCTACTCATGTCCCTACCCTCCACCAAGCTATTCTACTTTTAGCTTTTCCCATCTCAGTGGATGGCAATTCCAGTTGCTCAGTCCAAAAATTTCAGAGctatcctttatttttctctttctctcttacccTATATCCCATCTATCAGCAAAGACCcttggctctaccttcaaaatctGACCACTTCTTATTGCCTTCATTATGATCAAGTctgagccaccatcatctctcacctgggaTATTACTGTAGCCCACTCTtgggtctccctgcttccacccttGCTCCCTTTTAGTGTATTCTCTACATAGAAGTTGGAGCAATTTTGTTAAAACCCGAGTCAGAAATATCAGTCCTGTGTTCAAATCCTTTCAAGGGctctcagagtaaaagccaaactCCTTCTAATGGCCTACCATACCCTATACAATCTGGTCCCACATTGCCTCTATGTACTCAATTTTTCTGTCTCCCACTTGCTTATACCATTCCACCCACACCCATCTTCTTACTGTTCCTCAAATATAAAAGGAATACTCCTGTGTCTTCCCTGCCTTAGGATGTTCCCTCTGCCTGCGATGCCATTCCCTTAGATATCTGCCTCACTAACTTCACCTCCTTCAAATTTTTGCTCAAGTTTCACCTCAGCGTCTTCTACCCTTGCCACTCTAATACTACAACCCTTCTCTGAACTCGCCCCTGGCCCCTTATCCCATTCTCcttatcctgctttattttttcccatagcACTTAGAACTAATGTGCTacttaatttgcttatttttggtaattttttttactaccccttccactagaatgtaagctccagagGGTAGGAATTTTGTGTCTGATTTGTTTGCTActgcatccccagtgcctagaacagtatCTAGTACACagttggtactcaataaatatttgttgaaagaatgccTAAGTTAAGTCTACAAGATGAAGGAAAGTAAGCCAGAGGAAAGTGTGAGGGAGGGCATTCCAATCAAAAGAGAGCAGCATGAGCAAAGTCCCAGAGGTaagagagcagaaaaaaatgagggaaCGACAAGTCCTTCAGTGTAgctgaaaaaacaaaatgcatgtggggaggaggtgagggcATAGAGATCACCATGTGGAAGGCATTGAATGCTATGCTGAAGAGCTTCAACTCTGTCCTATATGTcaatgtttccaaattttggacTATACATCCCTATCAGTACAAATGTTTTAGCATGTACCTCCAATctctatatttgtttatatattatatacatgtataactGTCAGTCTGTATATTAAAGATCAGTATCAGTGATGCTTGATTtcctatttttaagataaaaaaacataaaattctaaTACATATTCTGTTCCTTCACCCTGTAATCATTTTGCATACCCCTTGGAGGTCACTGCTTTAGAGTCTAGAGGGAAACATGAAGGGGTTTAAGCAAGGGAGCAATATAGtcagaattttagaaaaatcCCTCTAGTGGTCATCATCGAGAAAGGATTTgagaggagcaagagagaagcagagaaattaggaaaaaaatcatgttGACATGGATTAAAGAAGTGGCAGGGGAGAAAAGCAAATAGGTTTGAGAGAGATTATAGATAACTTTTGCAGGATTTCAGGATGGATTGGCTATGGAACTTAGGGACTGGTGGAGCCATCGTGGATGCCTCATATATTCTTACAAAAGCCTAGCCTAGGTGGACATTCAGAGAACCAAGAATACTGAGAGCTCTACAATTGAAGCCCAGAGCAAAAGAGAATACTGAACAAAAGGCCCAGGAGTCTGGGTCATCAGCTCAGAGAGGTGGTAGACCTAGCAGTTATGACCATGGAGGTAGAGACAGACCTCCCAGTTGCAACTtagaagctgtgtgaccttggatcaGCGACTATATAtttttgtgcctcaatttccacatgtacaaaatggaaatgataagaGGATCTCTAACTCTTGAGGTTGTTGTGGGGATTAGATGAGTTAATACGtgtaaagtgtttagaacagtgcttggcacatggtaagtacTTAATGTTAGCCagcattatttaatgtttttgaatgaatgaatggcgcCTACCTAGCTTGTCTTCCTTGAATTCTCATACTGCCCATGCTTCAGACAAACAGAATTATGTTGTCAATACATACCCACTGCTTTCCTATCTCTAGGTCATTGCTCGTGGAATTCCCTTATTCTGGAATATTCTTACAACATATTCACATGTACTTCAACATGCATCATAAAAACTTCCTTACTCACAAAGCCTCTCCAATTTCATCCTTCCCACCCTCTCTCTCCATAATGTGTCCACTCCCTCTAGCTCCCAGAATACTGGAGCTCATCATACTGGACCAGTACCATCTATATCTGGCTCCTCTGCTAGACCATCAACTGCCTACATGTCTTTCATCCAACAGGCCTGGAATGAGCACCTATTCAATGTCAGGCCCTGCATTAAAAACTacccaggccgggcatggtggctcacgcctgtaatcccagcactttgggaggcctaggcaggtggattacgaggtcaggagttcgagactagcctggccaacatggtgaaaccccatctctactaaaaatacagaaattagctaggcatggtggcacgtgcctgtaatcccagctacttgggaggctgaggcaggagaattgcttgagccaggacccgggaggcagaggtagcagtgagccaagatcgtgccactgcactccagcctgggctacagagccagactctgtctcaaaaaaacaaaaacaaaaacaaacaaacaaaaacaaaactacccaACAGAAATCCAACAAACATTAGGTGAATTGACTAAACTGGCATTTTCAGGGTAAATCTCAAACTACTCAGCTCTACAAGCCTCTCAATCCAGTCTCTATCTCATGTTGTCTTTGTAGACTCATAGATTGATACTCCCCTGCCCCACTCCATTCCTATGACCCTACATTCCAAT
It encodes:
- the APEX2 gene encoding DNA-(apurinic or apyrimidinic site) endonuclease 2 isoform 2 (isoform 2 is encoded by transcript variant 2), with the translated sequence MRFYRLLQIRAEALLAAGSHVIILGDLNTAHRPIDHWDAVNLECFEEDPGRKWMDSLLSNLGCQSASHVGPFIDSYRCFQPKQEGAFTCWSAVTGARHLNYGSRLDYVLGDRTLVIDTFQASFLLPEVMGSDHCPVGAVLSVSSVPAKQCPPLCTRFLPEFAGTQLKILRFLVPLEQSPVLEQSTLQHNNQTRVQTCQNKAQVRSTRPQPSQVGSSRGQKNLKSYFQPSPSCPQASPDIELPSLPLMSALMTPKTPEEKAVAKVVKGQAKTSEAKDEKELRTSFWKSVLAGPLRTPLCGGHREPCVMRTVKKPGPNLGRRFYMCARPRGPPTDPSSRCNFFLWSRPS
- the APEX2 gene encoding DNA-(apurinic or apyrimidinic site) endonuclease 2 isoform 1 (isoform 1 is encoded by transcript variant 1); its protein translation is MLRVVSWNINGIRRPLQGVANQEPSNCAAVAVGRILDELDADIVCLQETKVTRDALTEPLAIVEGYNSYFSFSRNRSGYSGVATFCKDNATPVAAEEGLSGLFATQNGDVGCYGNMDEFTQEELRALDSEGRALLTQHKIRTWEGKEKTLTLINVYCPHADPGRPERLVFKMRFYRLLQIRAEALLAAGSHVIILGDLNTAHRPIDHWDAVNLECFEEDPGRKWMDSLLSNLGCQSASHVGPFIDSYRCFQPKQEGAFTCWSAVTGARHLNYGSRLDYVLGDRTLVIDTFQASFLLPEVMGSDHCPVGAVLSVSSVPAKQCPPLCTRFLPEFAGTQLKILRFLVPLEQSPVLEQSTLQHNNQTRVQTCQNKAQVRSTRPQPSQVGSSRGQKNLKSYFQPSPSCPQASPDIELPSLPLMSALMTPKTPEEKAVAKVVKGQAKTSEAKDEKELRTSFWKSVLAGPLRTPLCGGHREPCVMRTVKKPGPNLGRRFYMCARPRGPPTDPSSRCNFFLWSRPS